In Lolium perenne isolate Kyuss_39 chromosome 5, Kyuss_2.0, whole genome shotgun sequence, the sequence AATGGAATCAGGGTTGGTTTCCTTTGGTGGTAGCATAATTGAATGGCTCCCTCCGCGGTAACATTAATTCCTAATAACAGGACAGGCAATTGCTCAAGCTAGAAATAAGCCAATCCCATACAAATTCATACTACTAACAGGACAGGCAATATACAACTATAATTATCCAGAGTTTGCTTGAGCAAGTGCTTAGTCAACTTCAATCCCTGCATACTGGTTATCTCTGCACCATCATGCAGAGCCTAGTACCACAATCAGAAAGGCATCTACAGTTTGCTTGGCCAAGAGCTTAATTAACTTCAATCCCTGCATACTGGTCATCAGTCATCACTGCACCATCAGAATTTTAAGTTTACAAGGAATGAGTACAAAGCCCACAAGCAACTAAATCCTACAAAGAAAACCGTAGGTTTCGCTCTATTACCTAATTCATTAGTATTAAGAACTAATCAGCAACCCAATTCTGAAATGAACACTTACAGAATTGATTGCATCAATTTGAACATATTTTACTATTACTTGAAATCAATAGTTATCCTCGCCGGAAGAAGATCCATCCATCCAATAGTCGAACTGGTCAACTCACAAAAATCCCCAATACTATGCAGTTGGCAATTGGATCATAAATCTACAGCAAGAGCGCAGCAATTCATGTGATTGAATCCTCTACTCCCACAAAATTGGGGAATTAATCCAACCATAAACAGTGGTACAAATATCCAAAAATCATTTATTGTTCAACAGTTGAACTGAATGTTACTAATTTCACAATATAAATACAATCTCGTAATTTGCATCAAATGTCTGTATTGTAGTTCTTATGTGCCGCTTCAGCTGAGGCATGCTCCACATAGACGTTAGTGCCATGCCATCCATTAGGAAAGTATTGTGAGATTGCTCAAGCTAGAAATAAACCAACCCCATGAAAAATTCAATCTACTAAGGTTTACAAATGCAAAAATTTAAATCTAATAGCAGTAAATACAACTACTCCGTATAATTGTGCATGGGTTACTACAATAGTGAGAAAAGCAGATAGGGTTTGCGTGAGCAAGAAATTAGTCAGCCAGCAATCACAGCCAAGTCAGTACAAATGTACTGACTGCTGAGTCCACACAATGATATGCCTAGGACATGCCAACATCACAATTGGATATCAATTTTGTAAAAGAGAGAGCTCCAAACAAAATGACAGCCGTGTTAAACAACTGGTCGCAAAGAGGAAGACTAATTTTCGGGACAACAATATCTTATTTTAAGAAGTAATCATGGCTCTTGCCCCTTGGTGTTGTGAATTTATATTTCTATCCGCTTTGCTTGCCCAGGAGTTTTGTCAGCTGTTTTCCTTTTCACCGTTGTAGTTGTATACAGGTCTTATTCCTAGTTGCACTCATTTGAACCTTAACTTGCAGATTCTTTTATTTCTTTTACCGGGACTTACCGAAAGTATGTTCAACAAAAGGAACACTAGCGGACTAAAATTATCACTTAATGAAGTACTAAATGATCAACAGCAATGGCAGCATGATTTTTGTTCTGAACCAAATATTCTTATCAGCATGAATAAGAAGCTCGGCAATAAACATGAGCAGTAGTCACATTTTCTTAATTCGCAAGGAATGCATACAAAGCCAAGAGCAGCTAATTCACACAAAATCAAACCATCAGTTTGGCTCCATTACCCAACCACTAATACTATTAGGCAATAACGAGCAACCCAATTCAGAACTAAGCAAGAAAAACATGATCCATCACATCAACTTGAACACGTTAGATTTTACTTGAAATCAGTAGTTATTATCGAGGGAAGAAGGTCCATACGTCCAATAGTCAAACCGGTCAACTCGCTAGAACCCCTGATACCTACTATGCAGTTGGCAGTTGGATCATGAATCTACAGCAAGAGCGCAGCAACGCGTTCGCCGCCCACACACTAACCGGATGAACGGATTCGACATTTTCTGAGACCGGCTTGATATAGATTTCGCTTTTGTAGCCCAGGCAGGCTGAGGCTCACCTGACGTCGACGCCGACGAGCTTTGGCGCGATGATGTGGTTGATGTTGCGTACGGCGGTGAGCACGCCCTTGCCCCCGTAGACGGCCCTGTCCCCGTCGCGGAGCTCGAGGGCCTCGTAGATCCCTGTGGAGGCGCCGCTGGGCACGGCGGAGCGGTGGAGGctgccgtcgccggcgacgaggtcgaCCTCGACGGTGGGGTTCCCGCGGCTGTCCACGATCTGGCGCGCGCGGATCGAGCGCACGGCCTCCGCCCCGGCGGCCTTCGCGGCGGGAGCGGAGACCGCCGCGCGGACGGAGACGACGGAGCGGACCGCGCGGCGCGGGGTGGCGGCGGGCAGGAGGGGCTTGGAGGGGAGGAGGAGCTGGTGGGCCATCTGGGGAGGCTGGCTGGGGGGAGGCCGAGATGGCGGGGCCGGGGCCGGCACTATATAGCGGCGGCGGCTCTTGGAGGAGGTCGCCGGGTTTGGTTGGTTCGTTGGGCGGAGGCGGCGAGGTGGGACGTCGAGGGTGTTTTCTCGCGAATAAAAATTTTGAAGGAGGCGGGTTGGTGGAGGCGGCGAAGCGGAGGTGGCGGGTGGGGCCCACGTGTCGGTGAGTGGTTGTAGCTGGTCGCCGTGGGCCGTGGCTCGTGTTTTGCCTCCTGGCTGGTGGCGTTTTTGGCTTTGGGGGTTGGTCGTGCTCGCCGGTGGGACTCCCACCATGCGAGTTCATCTTGGCATGTGCGGGGCACGTGATGTCCTTGCCGCCCGGTGACGCATACCGGAGCGGCCCTGCAAATGTCCAGGCACTCACACGGCCGTCATAGAAATTGCACGAACGGCTCTCGGTTTCATATCTTCCTGGACATCCGAGAAATTTCTTAGCACGCCAAGGTAACTCAAGGAATACATTTTCTgaagaaaaaaaaattgaaatgcTTAATGGATTAGCACACGCTGATTACAGGCAGTGCAGCAGAACTCTTCAACAGAAACAGCAAGGTTGATAAAATTGCGTGCAAGCTAATAAATCGTCTTGAAGCATCATCGGCTTAGAAAAGCCAAACCAGCAGTACGAGAATGACCATAGCCATAGGAAAACAAACTATCAAATGACGACAGTGTCTGGGCTCTGGAGAGAAGCTACAGTCGGAGCAATAGAGATGTCTACGGTAGTACACTCATACAAGAGATATGGTCCTCCGTGGAGAACCATCAGATAGGCATATAAAGGCCGAAATCTTAGTCATGTAGCCACGAAATCTTTACTAGCCAATCTCTGGCCTAAAGCCAAATTATGCGGAGTCAGACGGCTTTGCCTCTTCAGGCTTCTTGGCAGGTGCCTCGGTGGTGCCCATCTCAGCTTTGAGGTCGTTCACGCTCTGCTCCAGCTCGTCGATCTTGGTTCCCATTTCATCTAGTGCAGTGTGGTCAAGGAAAACAGAGGATGGCAGCCCAGAGGTATTGTAAAACTCATGCAGCAATCAACTTTGTGCAGTTACTATAACAAAAATGGATGATGCAAAGAGCTCTTTCTGATGTCAACAAGAAAGAAATATGTAGTTAAAATTAGAGTATGATTGTGAAAATTGTTTCATTAGCCTTGCACTGATTTAGCAACAATCTTTTGATTTATCTCAATGTAGCAAGAATCTTGGTACGCTAACATATATAAAAGTTGTGGTACACAAAGGAATGGCTGAGCAATCAGACAAACTCGAGTATAATTGTATGAAGGAAAGTAGTAAGTAAAACTGTCAGCTTCCAGTTTGCTCACGAGCACTGTAACAGCAGTATAGACTTCTCAAAACAACAATATGTTCCCATTGCCATGGTTATTGGTTAATGGTGTGTGACATACTGATATATCATACATGCATGTATAGATGGCTCATTTTTCAATATTAAAAGGTTGATGAATGTTAAAAGTTTCCAAAAAAACAAACAAGAAAGAAACACATAACATTGAAGAATAATTTTCTACATATATCAGCATCATAATAATTTCAGCAAACAGGTAAACAAGAATAGAACGATATCTCTAGTTAACTGTGCATTCCGTAAGATGATGAACCAATATGGCCATGAAAACAATGATGGTAACAAAAAGAATAATGATAATCCGCAGGTAAGGATATTCTTTGACACGATGTTCTGGGACATAGACTCAAACCTTGTTTGCTGCAATTCATCATCATTAAACAAGCGTTAAGTATTTGCAAATACTCAAGTGTAGATGTTAACAAAAACATATTCAGAGGCACTCACCATCTGACCAAGGAGGTTTTGCACCTGAAATAGAAGGCAAAAACTGTCAGTAAAACTATTTATTTCTGTTAAACAAAGGGATACACTTCTGGTTACTCAAAAGAGAAATAGGACTTCACCAGTAAAAAAACTGCATAATTTGACTGTTACCCTCACCATCTACTAACTTGATGATACAGCAATGTTTTCCAGATTATTAGTTCAAACAGCAACTTAATAAAGTACTGCTAGAATACACAAACACTCCAAAATGATCCACAAAATGTATACAAACACGTTGAAGAAAATTTAGGTCCAGAAAAAGGATAAAATGATGCACAGAAGTAGATAACATCACTACTTACAAACGCTGTCATGTCTGTTGGGTTCTGTGATGAGGGATCTGAATCCATATTTGCCTGCAAAAACAAATCCAGTGAAGGAATTAACAGCAATGGTACATATACAGAAGAACTACATATAAGTGAAACTAAATGACTGTTGTGTCAGAATTTAACACATAATGGGTGAAATGTATCTCAGTTTTAAGTACTATCAGCATGGTAATTACATTTCATACCAACAAAGTCTATACTATTTTATGTATATTGACAGATGTACATATGATTGTGTGAAAAGGTAAGAGTCGACTTACTTGAAAGAATAGTAAGAATCATAGAGTGGAAAATAAATCATCTGAGCAAAAATGGGAAACAGTGGTAATGTTGGAATTTATTCATAGCATTCTactgatcaaggagaagtacacaaAAGACAAAAAGGTGACAAGGAAAGGTAGGCAGGCTTCAAAATACTCCATCACCAATTGCTTGACCAGAAATCAAGCATCCTATCCTTAATTTCATTAAGTTGGCCACTGCACTAATTCTATTGTAGTGGTAGAACTTTCATATGAGGTAAACCAAAAAAATTTACTACCTTATAAGTTGTACAATAGGCAGACAAACAAGAAAACATCACATGGTATTGTAGACAAGGCCAATGGCACCAATGTTCAGTCTCCTAGTTTCCATTTCCCCCTCCATTCACTCTCATCAAGAACATGCCCAGTTAGTTCTTGTTCAATGCTCACGCTTCTAGTTTCATCTGCCTTCTTACTAGTGCACATGATACTTGTCATTTCCTGTATTGTGCAGGAAGTGCTCCGCCGCATCCTATCAGTGAGGACCTCAAGTTGGTCTCTCAGGCCATGCCTTGTCAGCCTGTCCCTCAAAACCTCACACGTGGCCTGGTAAGGTGGGATACCTTCATCCACCATCATCACAAAATAGCTGCAGGCCTCCTCTAATCTTCCCTTCTTGCAAGAAAGTCCATGGATCATGACAGCATAAGTTGCTGCACCAGGGTGAAAGCCACGCTCTTCCATCCCATCCCAGATCTCAACAGCCTTATCAATCCTTCCTATACCAATCAACATTTTCAGCAGCATGTTGTAAGAATGACGGTCTGGTACGCACAAGCCTTTATCCATCCTCGCAATGAGCCTCAAGGCCTTGTTGACTTCGTTCTTCTTACAATGCGCGTTAAGCAGTGTGTTGTAGCTCCAAACATCAGGCTTCTCGCCTCGTGCGATGATCTCGCCGAGGATATTGTAAGCCTCCTCAATCTCTCCCAACTCACACAGCAGACGAATTATAGCATTGTATGTGAATACATTGGGTGTGAGGTCGTGCATGCGCATCCTATCTAGCACACGAAGAGCGGCCCGGGCGTCCTTTGATGCGCAGGCGGCACGGATGAATGGACCATACGTGGCAGCATCCGGAACAAGACCGCGGCTCTGTTGCATATCTTTCAGATGCTCCTCTGCGCGTGCAATATCACCTCCGCGGCATAAGGCACCAATCAACGCATTGTAGGCAGGTACATCAGGCTCGACACCTCTCTCGACCATTTCATCGAATAGCTTTTGCGCGCTTTCCGGCTTCTCCACAACAGCCCATCCGGAGATCAGGATGGTGTAGGTTTTCGCTGAGACGTCGAAACTGGTCGCGGATTCTCTGAAGAAGGTCTCGGCGTGCTCTACAAGGCCGTTATGTGACAGGGCAAAGAGCAGCGAGTGATAATCGGCGAGGGTCGGGTGGAACCCAAACCCCGCCATGGAGGAGAAGGCCCGGATCGCGTCATCCGGGAGGAGCGCGCGTGAGTACGCGCGGAACAGGCGCGGGAAGAGGCCTCGCGGGAGGGCAGCCGGCGGGAGGTCGGACAGCAGCGAGCGCAGCAGCGGGAAGAGCCGCGCGCTAGACAGCGAGTTGGCGAGGACGAGGAGCGAGTCGGGCAGGTGGGAGAACCCGGGCAGCGCCGCGGCGAAGAGGAAGAACCGGAGCGACGGCACGGGGAGGTGGCGGCACCGGCGCAGCACCGCGGCCGCCGCGTCCGGGGTGAGGCGCGGCGCGAAGCCGCGGAGCGCGGCGGGGAGGTCGTGGAGCGGGCCGCGGAAGTCGCTGAGCACGCGGCTGAGCGCGCTCACGAGCCCCGGGTCGATGTCTGGGCTTGGGCCTGGGCCTGGATCCGGGCACGGATCCTCCTGGGGCGACGCGGTGGAGAGGCGGGGGAGGGGGACGGGGAGCGCTctgcgcggcggcggccggcggagtGGCGCGGCGAGCGATCTCGCGGCGGATTGCATCGGTGGGTGTGAGGCGGTGGTAGTAGTACCAGCGGATCCGCGAGCAACGTAAGGATGCACGCGTGCTAGAGAGCACGAAATGGATGTGACAGTAGGAGGGTGTGTAGAGGGCTTACCGAGGAGGTTCGGATCGCCGGAGGAGGGAGAGTCACCGCCGGCCGGTGGATTCGGAGGAGCTCGCGGTGGAGGCGTGGGGTTTGCGACTCCGGTGGAATGTGGAAATGAAGAGAGGGATCTGCGAGGATTGACAGGTAGGGTCCATGGACGCTCCTTGTAATAAGGGCTTTGAATTTTGAAGAAAAAGAGCTCCAAAGAATGGCCCATCTTACGTTGTTTCGCTTTCGCATAGTAGGTTCGCATAGCGGGCCGGTCTAAAAGATGTTCTTATATTcatattcttttttacttttcctACTTGCAAGGTATTTTTCTTTGTTCAAAGGTGGCTAGGGTTTTTCTCCTTGGGCACAACCTTTGTTCCCTTCGCAATGCCTGCCATCATGAACCGATATGGTTACTTATGTTTCATGAAGGACTAGGTTTGTGTGTCTTGAGAaccaatatcccaggtttagaagctacaaaatgagagaacaccaaagtgtgcattgcattcatgtatAAAAAATTCggagaattttcgcgctttcaaataaaacttgtcacAGTAACTGGAATTTCACTtgacttgatggaattgaagtagctcatcaagtcaagcgctataaatctcaatatgatctttgctaaaaccttgtttcgggtaaagatgatttgatctatgggttaCATCAAATGGAATTAGCTTTACAATAACaataccttaagtaaggatcaattacaagatcttataaaagatctcaacatgacattccttacaacaacacatgaagaaTTGTTCAACCATAAATCAAAGAACATGaataattaagaaactattctttacttatcttttctACGTCTTTTCTACCTAATCAATATTTCTAACATGATGCACATGGTATATCTTCAACTACAATATTGAACCCAAGCCAAGGACATGCGTATTCATTCTTTATCAACCCTTGACTATTCAATCTTGTCCATTCAAACCCATTCCTATTAAACCTCAGAGAAAGGAGAGGATTATCTATATATGTTTACACCATCCATTGAGTAGAACTCTAGATTAATATTCAAAGCCTATCTAAGTGAGGTAAGTCATTGATACTAACTAATTCTATAAAAAAAATACAAGTCAAGtactaaaccctacttgacctaggcaacacttgatggtaagtaagaaCATATTTTACTAGTAATCCaagagaggcaagtgttgtgatcattacactgTCGCCCGTAGTATCCTGTCCATCATCGTCGACGAAGGGACGAACCAGACCTCGCCGAGCTCTATAAATATGCCCAGAGCTTCCCCAGGAAACCCTAGAACCTAGCCCACATGATCTATGTAGGGGACAaaggaaaacctctacaagctcaGTAGATAGATGGGAAAGATACATAGCAGTCACTCCCATGCATCACCAGCTACCAAAGCTATCGGGGATGTGAAAGAGGAAGAAAGTAGATGAAGAAGAATATTAGGAAGGGGGGGAGGGAGGGACCAGAGGCTACAAAAGATGAAAGGCTATAGGGGAGAAGTCATCCATGCAGGATAGAAATGTTCGAATTAATAAAAGGCCATCCATTGGGCCTTGCCCAACCTAAACAAACATATGAGGTGGTTTGGGGGGGCGGTGTCGTGGTTGACTTCTCCGCATGGAAGATGTTGAGGAGGAGGCGAATCCACCGTCGCCGTTGATGGCATCGAATCCGGCTTTGGTCATTATCATCGCCAATTCTGAATTTATGATAACAGGTAGGTGTGCTAGTATAGTAGTATAATGTCATGGCTTTCGAATTTTCTAGTAGTTTGGACTACGTTGAACTCAAATTGTATCCGTTGCTATAAATTTAAGATCACGGATCATATGCATCCTCTTCAAAATGGATAGAATTGGACGAAAACAAACGCTATTTGAGAGTCACGGTTGGAGTTTCCCTCGAGTCCGCGAGCACTCTGTAGTCGGTATCAAT encodes:
- the LOC127301194 gene encoding uncharacterized protein isoform X2; translation: MQSAARSLAAPLRRPPPRRALPVPLPRLSTASPQEDPCPDPGPGPSPDIDPGLVSALSRVLSDFRGPLHDLPAALRGFAPRLTPDAAAAVLRRCRHLPVPSLRFFLFAAALPGFSHLPDSLLVLANSLSSARLFPLLRSLLSDLPPAALPRGLFPRLFRAYSRALLPDDAIRAFSSMAGFGFHPTLADYHSLLFALSHNGLVEHAETFFRESATSFDVSAKTYTILISGWAVVEKPESAQKLFDEMVERGVEPDVPAYNALIGALCRGGDIARAEEHLKDMQQSRGLVPDAATYGPFIRAACASKDARAALRVLDRMRMHDLTPNVFTYNAIIRLLCELGEIEEAYNILGEIIARGEKPDVWSYNTLLNAHCKKNEANMDSDPSSQNPTDMTAFVQNLLGQMQTRFESMSQNIVSKIDEMGTKIDELEQSVNDLKAEMGTTEAPAKKPEEAKPSDSA
- the LOC127301194 gene encoding heat shock factor-binding protein-like isoform X1 → MDSDPSSQNPTDMTAFVQNLLGQMQTRFESMSQNIVSKIDEMGTKIDELEQSVNDLKAEMGTTEAPAKKPEEAKPSDSA